The nucleotide sequence CTGGTTAAAAAAATCAGACAGACATAGTAGTTGAGCTTGTAAAGAAACATCTCTTCTATTGGCTTTTTCATATTCAGCCCTTCAGACCGCTTGTACTGATCCCCTGGACAAGATATTTATTGAAGAATAAGAAAATCAGAAAAACCGGTAGCAGCGACAACGTAGACATCGCAAACATACTCGCGTAAGTCGTACTAGATCCAGCGTCTGCAAATAATTTGATGGCAATCGATACCGTGTAAGATCTCGGCTTGTTTAAATAAATCAATGGTCCCATGAAGTCGTCCCATTTCCAATAAAACTGGATGATGATCGTCGTGATGATCGAAGGTTTCAGCAAAGGAAAAATAATTTTGGTAAAGACACTATACTTGCTGCATCCGTCAATAATCGCTGATTCATCTAACTCTTTGGGGATGTTGACCATGAATTGCATGATCTGGTAAATGAAAAATGCTTGTCCAAAAAAATGTGGTAAAATCAGCGGCACATACGTCCCAACCAAATTCAGCCGATTGTAAATAATAAACTGCGGAATCAAAATCACTTGTGCAGGAATCATCATCGTTACTAACATGACGACGAACCAGAATCTTTTTCCTTTGAAATCGATTCTCGATAATGCGTAAGCAATACAAGTCGAGCTCAGAACTGTCCCTATCGTCGAAACTGCAGAGATGACAAACGAATTCCTAAAGAAAGTAAAAAATGAAATTCCAGCAAACCCCGCCCATCCTTTTGCGTAATTTTCCCATTGAAAAGTCTCTGGAATCAAATTCAGCGAACCACTCATAATCTCTTGATCCGTTTTAAAAGAACCTGCGATCATCCATAAGACCGGATAAATCAT is from Enterococcus faecium and encodes:
- a CDS encoding carbohydrate ABC transporter permease, translating into MNNTVTKWFQYGFILLLGLVMIYPVLWMIAGSFKTDQEIMSGSLNLIPETFQWENYAKGWAGFAGISFFTFFRNSFVISAVSTIGTVLSSTCIAYALSRIDFKGKRFWFVVMLVTMMIPAQVILIPQFIIYNRLNLVGTYVPLILPHFFGQAFFIYQIMQFMVNIPKELDESAIIDGCSKYSVFTKIIFPLLKPSIITTIIIQFYWKWDDFMGPLIYLNKPRSYTVSIAIKLFADAGSSTTYASMFAMSTLSLLPVFLIFLFFNKYLVQGISTSGLKG